The sequence below is a genomic window from Streptomyces sudanensis.
CCGGGCTTCCTCATGCTCGACCAGCCCACCCAGGCGTTCTTCCCTGAGGAGGTGCACGACGCGGTCACCGTCGAGGACGCTGACTGGGAAGCTGTCCGCGCCTACTTCTCCCTCATCTCCCAGGCTGTCGAGCAGAATGAGGGAGCTCTCCAGGTCATCGTCTGCGACCACGTCAACCTCCGCGACGACTGGTTCCAGCAGGGAGTCGTCGAGAACTGGAGAGGCGGCGTCGCCCTCATTCCTACAGACTGGATCTCCGCCGAGTGACGACCTGAGCCCTGCCTTCTCGCATCTTGCGGCCCTCCCCGTCTCGTTATCACGGGGCAGCGCGTTGAGGTCGACGACGGCCGGCTGCTGCACCGAGACCGCCGACAAGCAAGGGGACGAACCGAAGTGATCGAACGAGTCCGTGCCGTCCTGGTCCCCCCCGGCGACACGACGCTGGTCATCCGCCGCACCCGGCCCGGCATCCCCGTGTACTGGGTCTTGCCCGGCGGCGGCGTCGAACCCGGCGACGAGACCCGCGAGGCCGCCCTCCACCGGGAGATCCACGAGGAGATCGCGGGGAAGGCCGGCATCGTCCGCCTCCTCCACACGCTGGAGTCCGACGACGAGCGCCAGCTCTTCTACCTCGCCCGCATCGCGACGTGGTCCTTCGACGACCGCACCGGCCCCGAGTTCAGCGCCGAAGGCCGCGGCGAGTACGCGCTAGAGGAGATTCCGCTGACCGTGGAGGGGCTCGACGGCATCGACCTCAAGCCCGAGGAGATCGCCCACGTGCTGAGGGGGGCTATTAGCACCGCAGCCCTCGGAGCCGAGGCGACTTCATTCTGATGCCAGACTCGAACGGCGCCGGTCCTGGCGGCCTTCCGCTACCTCGCAAGCCAGTGCTGCGGGCGTGCCAGCCGCAGCCGGACCACAGCATGTAGACCATCTCTGCCACGCCCCGGGCCCCACAGGCCGTGGTGGAGCCATACGCCTGGCATGGCCTAATGCAGCCAGTGCCGGATCGATTTCCGCAGCAATCGTCCGACACTGTCATCATCGTCGGCCTGCGTCAGGAGATTGGCGGTGACCGCCTGGAGTTGGTCTGGCAGGAACTTATACAGCAGATCCTCCTCGTCGGCCTTCTGCCAGCCGGCCGCAGGAGCAAGAACAGGAAGCGCCGTGCTTCCTGCCGCAACAGCTCGCCGGTCAGAGCCAGACACATGGGGCAAATAACCTGAGTCCGTATAGTTCGGTGAATACGGAAATAGCCGATACCTCCCCTTGATGGGCGAACCGTACGCCAAAAGGCCCTTCCCGCATAGGAAATTGCACATTCCGGCTTACACCGCGACCACACCCGAGGGCTACATCCACCCCACACCCCAGGGTTAAATCCAACCCGATCCAGCCCCGCGCCGGGGGGTCACCCCCAGCGCATCCCCAGCTCGGACAGTT
It includes:
- a CDS encoding NUDIX hydrolase, which translates into the protein MIERVRAVLVPPGDTTLVIRRTRPGIPVYWVLPGGGVEPGDETREAALHREIHEEIAGKAGIVRLLHTLESDDERQLFYLARIATWSFDDRTGPEFSAEGRGEYALEEIPLTVEGLDGIDLKPEEIAHVLRGAISTAALGAEATSF